A single window of Castor canadensis chromosome 3, mCasCan1.hap1v2, whole genome shotgun sequence DNA harbors:
- the Pcmtd1 gene encoding protein-L-isoaspartate O-methyltransferase domain-containing protein 1 isoform X1 — protein sequence MGQGQTTPKSLILSHFPEVKERALNAGLVIKKGKFDTFCSAEWPTFGVGWPIQGSLSLDLITKVKAVIFQPDNRGHPDQVPYILVWEDLVRNPPPWLTVFLTHPSSSAPGAKTPVTPALVIKEEEKLPLPTLTGPQIRASPSPSPVLPESSPLYPSLAGAEEDRPPPYVTPPGQASAPEEEISSSSSTGLAAGGGMGQRLRPRGIREREGEDGPPSSTQGEETVPTLPVRMVGQGGPGGGQQFQYWPFSSSDLYNWRTQNPPFSEDPKCLIDLLESIMHTHRPTWDDCHQLLNTLFTTEERERILNEARKNVLGDNGRPTTLQPAIDEAFPLRRPDWDFGTAEGRERLRIYRQTLMAGLRAAARRPTNFAKVKAVIQGENESPAGFLERLHEAYRQYTPIDPEADLHRSAVVLSFINQAAPDIRRKLNKQENLGEMTIREMLQVAEKVFTARETPEEREERQRKEDREAQEKLRKEDREFQAKENRKQQREMARIFLAGVRDQPRGGGHARTPDKEHCFYCKETGHWKRECPKLKGRRGFGRRPGENRERERAVEQARVLLAGEED from the coding sequence atgggacagggacaaacaaccccaaagtctctgatcctttctcactttccagaagttaaagaaagggccttaaatgcgggtctggtcatcaagaaaggtaagttcgacaccttttgttctgcagagtggcccacctttggagtcgggtggcccattcaaggttccctctccctagacctgatcactaaggttaaagcagtcatttttcagccagacaatcgaggccatccagaccaagttccttacattttggtttgggaggatctggtgaggaaccctcccccttggttaacagtttttctgacccacccctccagttcggcccccggggctaaaaccccagtcacgcccgccttggtcataaaggaggaggaaaaacttcctcttcccaccttgaccggtcctcaaattagggcatctccttcaccatctccggtcttaccagagagttcccccctttacccatccctcgcaggggcagaggaagatcggccgcctccatacgtgactccccctggccaagccagtgccccggaggaggaaatttcctcatcctcctcaacaggactggcagcaggaggaggaatgggtcaaagacttcgcccccgagggatccgggaaagggagggggaagacgggcccccctcatcaacacagggggaggaaactgtccctacacttccagtccggatggtgggccaagggggaccgggaggagggcaacagtttcagtactggcccttctcctccagtgatctatataactggaggacgcagaacccgcccttttctgaagaccccaagtgtctcatagatctcctggagtccatcatgcatacacaccgccccacttgggatgattgtcatcagctgctcaatactctttttacgacggaggaacgagagcgcatcctcaacgaagcgaggaagaacgtcttgggggataatgggagacccacaactctccaaccggccatagacgaggcttttcccctacgccgccctgattgggatttcgggaccgcagaaggtagggagcgtcttcggatctaccgccagactcttatggccggtctccgagcggccgctagaaggcccaccaattttgcaaaagtaaaagcagtcattcaaggggaaaacgaaagcccagccggtttcttagagcgcctccatgaggcataccgtcagtacaccccgattgaccctgaggcggacctccaccggtctgctgtggtactctcattcattaatcaggcagccccagacattaggagaaaactcaataaacaggaaaacttaggggagatgactataagggaaatgctacaggtagcagaaaaggtctttaccgctagggaaactccagaagaaagggaggaaagacagagaaaggaagacagggaagcccaggagaaattgagaaaggaggaccgggagttccaggctaaggaaaaccgaaagcaacagagagaaatggctcgtattttcctagctggtgtccgggaccaacccagaggagggggccacgccaggaccccggataaggaacactgtttttactgtaaggaaacggggcattggaagagagaatgtcctaagttaaagggaagaagagggtttggaaggagaccgggggaaaacagggaaagggaacga